In a genomic window of Streptomyces pristinaespiralis:
- a CDS encoding zinc-binding dehydrogenase, with amino-acid sequence MSVDTGTAAGRGTAPAAPAAPAAGGATAHVHVRLTGSGRPEDHIVAGHGTRPTAGRGKVVVRVEAAGVSFAEVQMLQHLHPFPPKFPFVPGYDLVGRVVETGEGVTGWNTGDRVAAMPRHGAWQTYVEVPAAALAAVPEHLDAAVAVSLITNGVTAYQMLHRQTRLAAGSTVLVHGASGGVGTLLTQLAVHAQLRVIGTASPAKHPAVRALGAEPLDYRTEDLPAAVRELAPDGVDAVFDHIGGRGLDAGWAMLADGGTLVSFDSSVAGYRPGQWFRPHVPALRRTAARWIAAKLRLTRGRRQSMYYVKPGDDFRADLAALYRLVDEGVLRPEIAGRHPLTEAPAAVRALLDGATVGKHVLIP; translated from the coding sequence GTGAGCGTCGACACCGGCACGGCCGCAGGCCGCGGGACCGCCCCCGCCGCCCCCGCCGCGCCCGCCGCCGGCGGCGCGACGGCCCACGTCCATGTGCGGCTCACCGGCAGCGGCCGCCCCGAGGACCACATCGTCGCCGGCCACGGCACACGGCCCACCGCGGGCCGCGGCAAGGTCGTCGTGCGCGTCGAGGCCGCCGGCGTGTCCTTCGCCGAGGTGCAGATGCTCCAGCACCTGCACCCCTTCCCGCCCAAGTTCCCCTTCGTGCCCGGCTACGACCTGGTGGGCCGCGTCGTGGAGACCGGCGAGGGCGTCACCGGCTGGAACACCGGCGACCGCGTCGCCGCGATGCCCCGCCACGGCGCCTGGCAGACGTACGTCGAGGTGCCCGCCGCCGCGCTCGCCGCGGTGCCCGAGCACCTGGACGCGGCCGTCGCCGTCTCCCTGATCACCAACGGTGTGACGGCCTACCAGATGCTGCACCGGCAGACCCGGCTCGCCGCCGGCTCCACCGTGCTCGTGCACGGCGCCAGCGGCGGCGTGGGCACCCTGCTCACCCAGCTCGCCGTCCACGCGCAGCTGCGCGTCATCGGCACCGCCTCACCCGCCAAGCACCCGGCGGTGCGCGCGCTGGGCGCGGAACCCCTCGACTACCGCACCGAGGACCTGCCCGCCGCCGTACGGGAACTGGCACCCGACGGCGTCGACGCCGTCTTCGACCACATCGGCGGACGCGGCCTGGACGCCGGCTGGGCCATGCTCGCCGACGGCGGCACCCTCGTCTCGTTCGACTCCTCCGTGGCCGGCTACCGGCCCGGTCAGTGGTTCAGGCCGCACGTGCCCGCACTGCGCCGCACCGCCGCCCGCTGGATCGCGGCCAAGCTCCGCCTCACCCGCGGCCGCCGCCAGAGCATGTACTACGTCAAACCCGGCGACGACTTCCGGGCCGACCTCGCCGCGCTGTACCGGCTGGTCGACGAGGGCGTCCTGCGCCCCGAGATCGCCGGCCGCCATCCGCTGACCGAGGCCCCGGCCGCGGTCCGCGCCCTGCTGGACGGCGCCACCGTCGGCAAGCACGTCCTGATCCCCTGA
- a CDS encoding HAD family hydrolase translates to MTGSGIELVIFDCDGVLVDSERICVEVDAVIMADLGCAFTEAEIVERFVGSSTEVYTAAVEERLGRRLEKDWQKKYEHLYEAAFETGLTAVDGVKDALDDLTAAVCVASNGDHAGIRRSLDIVALSDRFEGRVFSAADVPRGKPAPDLFLHAARSMGVEPRACAVVEDSAYGVRAARAAGMRAFGYCGGLTPASRLAGPGTVVFDDMRDLPGLLSAVR, encoded by the coding sequence ATGACGGGGAGCGGCATCGAACTGGTGATCTTCGACTGCGACGGTGTGCTGGTCGACAGCGAGAGGATATGCGTCGAAGTGGACGCGGTGATCATGGCTGATCTGGGGTGCGCGTTCACCGAGGCCGAGATCGTCGAACGGTTCGTGGGCTCGTCCACCGAGGTGTACACCGCGGCCGTGGAGGAGCGTCTCGGACGGCGCCTGGAGAAGGACTGGCAGAAGAAGTACGAGCACCTGTACGAGGCGGCCTTCGAGACCGGGCTCACCGCGGTCGACGGCGTCAAGGACGCGCTCGACGATCTCACCGCGGCCGTGTGCGTCGCCTCGAACGGTGATCACGCCGGCATCCGGCGCAGTCTGGACATCGTCGCCCTGTCCGACCGCTTCGAGGGGCGCGTCTTCAGCGCGGCGGACGTCCCCCGGGGCAAGCCCGCACCCGACCTGTTCCTGCACGCCGCCCGCTCCATGGGGGTGGAGCCCCGGGCGTGCGCGGTGGTCGAGGACAGCGCGTACGGGGTGCGGGCGGCTCGCGCGGCGGGGATGCGGGCCTTCGGCTACTGCGGGGGCCTCACCCCGGCCTCCCGGCTGGCGGGTCCGGGCACGGTCGTGTTCGACGACATGCGTGATCTGCCCGGGCTGCTGTCCGCGGTCCGCTGA
- a CDS encoding DUF2269 family protein: MSATAVSQSPTTRGRTKKKFELSRRARRLTLAVHVVTSVGWVGLSLAMAVLAVMGYTTEDAAVAKGVYYAMYVFDDTCVTVFSITAALSGILLSCGTKWGLLLHWWIIAKWVITLFMTIFAWFVIHPIVMKATDNTATAGGAPPEPGWPADFLLWSVPVLFALLTVAAVVSVYKPWGRTSRGRRTAPRGGRS, encoded by the coding sequence TTGTCCGCCACCGCCGTAAGCCAGTCCCCCACCACGCGAGGCAGGACCAAGAAGAAGTTCGAACTCTCCCGCAGGGCGCGCAGGCTGACGCTCGCCGTCCACGTCGTCACCTCGGTCGGCTGGGTGGGCCTGTCCCTGGCGATGGCCGTGCTGGCCGTCATGGGGTACACCACCGAGGACGCCGCGGTCGCCAAGGGCGTCTACTACGCGATGTACGTCTTCGACGACACCTGCGTCACGGTGTTCAGCATCACCGCTGCGCTGTCCGGCATTCTGCTGTCCTGCGGCACCAAGTGGGGCCTGCTGCTGCACTGGTGGATCATCGCCAAGTGGGTGATCACCCTGTTCATGACGATCTTCGCGTGGTTCGTGATCCACCCGATCGTCATGAAGGCCACCGACAACACCGCGACGGCGGGCGGCGCGCCGCCGGAGCCGGGCTGGCCGGCGGACTTCCTGCTGTGGAGCGTGCCGGTGCTGTTCGCGCTGCTGACCGTCGCGGCGGTGGTGTCCGTCTACAAGCCGTGGGGTCGCACCTCCCGCGGCCGGCGCACCGCGCCGCGCGGCGGGCGTTCCTGA
- a CDS encoding anthranilate phosphoribosyltransferase, translated as MHDAVAALIAQDRPVDLPQWRSFWDSLHDGALRRGESVALLASLSTQMPGRTTLTALLDSLAERRPGQGAGRPVFEGAVNIVGTGGGPRTLNISTAAALTAAAMGTRVVKTGSRAYTSALGSLDLLERLGIETASSYEQTHEMLERCGIAFAGMFVYPAELGLLARGVLPLDVRRLGRFVNALGPFLADMPVDAQLTGVSDPRLVPGLRHAAEHTARRTGGSVWLATNDTGADELVGFAPNLVRTYEGGGEDEFVLDPAALGLGPGGLEDLRPGADPVRDVLDLLAGRGRPAAEDAVCLNAAALAVAGRLTGDWHQALRGARAVLNDGSALALVDRLRRATEVAHA; from the coding sequence ATGCACGACGCCGTCGCCGCCCTGATCGCCCAGGACCGGCCCGTCGACCTTCCCCAGTGGCGCTCGTTCTGGGACAGCCTGCACGACGGCGCGCTGCGCCGGGGCGAGAGCGTGGCCCTGCTCGCGTCCCTGTCCACGCAGATGCCCGGCCGCACCACGCTGACCGCGCTGCTCGACTCGCTCGCCGAACGCCGCCCCGGACAGGGCGCCGGACGGCCGGTGTTCGAGGGCGCCGTCAACATCGTCGGCACCGGCGGAGGCCCGCGCACCCTCAACATCTCCACCGCGGCCGCGCTGACCGCCGCCGCGATGGGCACCCGCGTCGTCAAGACCGGTTCCCGCGCCTACACCTCCGCCCTCGGCTCCCTCGACCTGCTCGAACGCCTGGGCATCGAGACGGCCTCCTCCTACGAGCAGACCCACGAGATGCTCGAGCGGTGCGGCATCGCGTTCGCCGGAATGTTCGTCTACCCGGCCGAACTGGGCCTGCTCGCCCGGGGGGTGCTGCCGCTCGACGTCCGCAGGCTCGGCCGCTTCGTCAACGCCCTCGGTCCGTTCCTCGCCGACATGCCGGTCGACGCCCAGCTCACCGGCGTCTCCGACCCGCGGCTCGTGCCCGGGCTGCGGCACGCCGCCGAGCACACCGCCCGCCGCACCGGCGGGTCCGTGTGGCTGGCCACCAACGACACGGGCGCCGACGAACTGGTCGGCTTCGCCCCCAACCTGGTGCGCACCTACGAAGGCGGCGGCGAGGACGAGTTCGTCCTCGATCCCGCCGCGCTCGGTCTCGGCCCCGGAGGCCTGGAGGACCTGCGGCCCGGCGCCGACCCCGTCCGCGACGTCCTGGACCTGCTCGCCGGCCGCGGCCGCCCGGCGGCCGAGGACGCGGTCTGCCTCAACGCGGCGGCCCTCGCCGTGGCCGGCCGTCTCACCGGCGACTGGCACCAGGCACTGCGCGGCGCCCGCGCGGTCCTGAACGACGGCTCGGCCCTCGCCCTGGTCGACCGGCTGCGACGCGCCACGGAGGTGGCCCATGCCTGA
- a CDS encoding acyl-CoA dehydrogenase family protein, whose translation MADFTKDQQALRDGLAPVLEKLDEGHVERDAAAEFPREAWRRLAGTGILGLPFDERYGGLGQSLTTTMYVLEGLGEGCRDAGLNFSACTHMVAAGVPLQRFGSDALKERHLPGICTGELIGAHAISEPDSGSDALAMRTRAVRDGDAYVLNGSKAFVSNGPVADVFTVYARTSDRPGPLSITAFLVDRDTPGLTLGRPLAKMGLRTSPLCELYFDDCRVPADRVVGRPGGGFLVLDHVMRWEILCSFVINAGEMQRRVDACVRYAQTRSQFGQPIGSYQAVSHKIVDMATGVETSRRWLYETARRMTAGDNVTRDIAMAKLVTSEANVASALAAVQIFGGNGYMAEFGIESQLRNAVAGTIYSGTSETQRNRIAALLGL comes from the coding sequence ATGGCCGACTTCACGAAGGACCAGCAGGCCCTGCGCGACGGCCTGGCGCCCGTGCTCGAAAAGCTCGACGAAGGGCACGTCGAGCGCGACGCGGCCGCCGAGTTCCCCCGTGAGGCATGGCGGCGGCTGGCCGGCACCGGAATCCTCGGACTGCCCTTCGACGAGCGGTACGGCGGACTCGGCCAGTCGCTGACCACCACCATGTACGTCCTGGAGGGCCTGGGGGAGGGCTGCCGCGACGCCGGACTGAACTTCTCCGCCTGCACCCACATGGTCGCGGCCGGCGTCCCGCTGCAGCGCTTCGGCTCCGACGCCCTCAAGGAGCGCCACCTGCCCGGGATCTGCACCGGTGAGCTGATCGGCGCCCACGCCATCAGCGAACCCGACAGCGGCTCCGACGCGCTGGCGATGCGCACCCGGGCGGTACGCGACGGCGACGCCTACGTCCTGAACGGCAGCAAGGCGTTCGTCAGCAACGGGCCGGTCGCCGACGTGTTCACCGTCTACGCCCGCACCAGCGACCGTCCCGGGCCGCTGAGCATCACCGCGTTCCTCGTCGACCGCGACACCCCGGGCCTGACCCTCGGCCGGCCCCTGGCCAAAATGGGCCTGCGCACCTCGCCGCTGTGCGAGCTGTACTTCGACGACTGCCGCGTCCCGGCCGACCGGGTCGTCGGCCGGCCCGGCGGCGGGTTCCTCGTCCTGGACCATGTGATGCGCTGGGAGATCCTGTGCTCCTTCGTCATCAACGCCGGCGAGATGCAGCGCCGGGTGGACGCCTGCGTCCGCTACGCGCAGACCCGCAGCCAGTTCGGGCAGCCCATCGGCTCCTACCAGGCCGTCTCCCACAAAATCGTCGACATGGCCACCGGTGTGGAGACCTCCCGCCGCTGGCTGTACGAGACGGCGCGCAGGATGACCGCCGGCGACAACGTCACCCGCGACATCGCCATGGCCAAACTCGTCACCAGCGAGGCCAACGTCGCCTCCGCCCTGGCCGCCGTGCAGATCTTCGGCGGCAACGGCTACATGGCCGAGTTCGGCATCGAGAGCCAGCTGCGCAACGCGGTCGCCGGAACGATCTACTCCGGCACCTCCGAGACCCAGCGCAACCGCATCGCCGCCCTCCTGGGCCTTTGA
- a CDS encoding transglutaminase-like domain-containing protein produces the protein MTTRLSTGALEATEFLDHETEQVRAFVADALPPGATTPTEQAVALYYAVRDTVRYEVYGADLTRQGLRASTVAAGRSGMCLHKSVLYAAGLRSLGIPARLVLTDVRNHLASEKLVSLLGGDVFHQHCLTSVRLEGQWVRATPVFNKNLCRLYRMAPLDFDGTADSVHHPFDLKGRRQMEFLRFHGEFDDLPYEAVLADLRAAHPGLFGAGDDRFTAGSLEHDAGRTAAA, from the coding sequence ATGACGACCCGACTGAGCACCGGCGCCCTCGAGGCCACCGAGTTCCTCGACCACGAGACCGAGCAGGTGCGCGCCTTCGTCGCCGACGCCCTGCCGCCCGGCGCCACCACCCCGACCGAGCAGGCCGTCGCCCTCTACTACGCGGTCCGCGACACCGTCCGCTACGAGGTCTACGGCGCCGACCTGACCCGCCAGGGCCTGCGCGCCAGCACCGTGGCGGCCGGCCGCTCCGGCATGTGCCTGCACAAGTCGGTCCTCTACGCGGCCGGCCTGCGCTCGCTCGGCATCCCCGCCCGCCTCGTCCTGACCGACGTGCGCAACCACCTCGCCTCCGAGAAGCTGGTGAGCCTGCTCGGCGGCGACGTGTTCCACCAGCACTGCCTGACCTCCGTACGCCTTGAAGGCCAATGGGTGCGCGCCACACCGGTGTTCAACAAGAACCTGTGCCGGCTCTACCGGATGGCGCCCCTCGACTTCGACGGCACCGCCGACAGCGTGCACCACCCCTTCGACCTGAAGGGCCGCCGGCAGATGGAATTCCTGCGCTTCCACGGCGAGTTCGACGACCTGCCCTACGAGGCGGTCCTGGCCGACCTGCGCGCCGCGCACCCCGGCCTGTTCGGCGCCGGCGACGACCGCTTCACGGCCGGATCCCTGGAGCACGACGCCGGCCGGACGGCGGCCGCCTGA
- a CDS encoding NAD(P)H-binding protein, which produces MTVLVTGATGSVGRHVVDHLVAAGAQVRALTRTPATAGLPDGVEVFEGDLEQPQTLRAALTGVERLYLFPVPQTAREVVALAKEAGVRRIVVLSSSSVLDTSGDNHSGEHHRTVERAVEESGIEWTFVRPDEFATNLLWKWGHSIRTEGVVRTPYGGAPRVLIHEADVAAVAATALVEDGHAGQAYVLTGPQAITQVDQVKAIADAIGTEVAFEEITPDQAREQMGHFMPPPVVEMILGYLADAMDNPPVPLDTVERITGRPARTFARWAADHAADFAPQRETVAA; this is translated from the coding sequence GTGACAGTTCTGGTGACAGGAGCGACAGGATCCGTCGGCCGGCATGTGGTCGACCACCTCGTGGCGGCGGGGGCGCAGGTGCGTGCCCTGACCCGCACCCCGGCCACGGCCGGGCTCCCCGACGGCGTCGAGGTGTTCGAGGGCGACCTCGAGCAGCCGCAGACGCTGCGGGCCGCCCTGACCGGCGTGGAGCGCCTCTACCTCTTCCCGGTCCCTCAGACCGCACGGGAGGTCGTCGCCCTCGCCAAGGAGGCCGGAGTGCGGCGCATCGTGGTGCTCTCCTCGTCGTCCGTGCTCGACACCTCCGGCGACAACCACAGCGGTGAGCACCACCGGACCGTGGAGCGCGCCGTCGAGGAGTCCGGCATCGAGTGGACCTTCGTCCGCCCCGACGAGTTCGCCACCAACCTGCTGTGGAAATGGGGCCACTCCATCCGCACCGAGGGCGTCGTGCGCACCCCCTACGGCGGCGCGCCGCGCGTCCTGATCCACGAGGCCGACGTCGCCGCGGTGGCCGCCACCGCGCTCGTCGAGGACGGCCACGCCGGACAGGCGTACGTGCTGACCGGCCCGCAGGCCATCACCCAGGTGGACCAGGTGAAGGCGATCGCCGACGCCATCGGCACCGAGGTCGCCTTCGAGGAGATCACCCCCGACCAGGCGCGTGAGCAGATGGGCCACTTCATGCCGCCGCCGGTCGTCGAGATGATCCTCGGCTACCTCGCCGACGCCATGGACAACCCGCCCGTGCCGCTGGACACCGTCGAGCGGATCACCGGCCGCCCGGCCCGCACCTTCGCCCGGTGGGCCGCGGACCACGCCGCCGACTTCGCCCCCCAGCGCGAGACGGTGGCGGCGTGA
- a CDS encoding phosphoribosylanthranilate isomerase — protein sequence MLVKICGATTTAEVDAVAASGADLIGLWHHVPGGRADLTLDQLTVLSARALGAGLEPVLVTFSADPGVLATAVRAAKVPWVQLHGFQPPGVLRALRAQCPDGLKIAKVLHVRDDTCLEGRLTGAYERAGADCFLFDAVTGDGRIGSTAQRLDDTTVTKLADATTLPFLLAGGLGPAGHGDFPATSAHPRFLGIDVDSAARGDDGLLDKNRAQAVTRAWRTT from the coding sequence ATGCTGGTCAAGATCTGCGGCGCCACCACCACGGCGGAGGTCGACGCCGTCGCCGCCTCCGGTGCCGACCTGATCGGCCTGTGGCACCACGTCCCGGGCGGCCGCGCCGACCTGACGCTCGATCAGCTCACCGTGCTCTCCGCCCGAGCCCTCGGCGCGGGCCTCGAGCCCGTCCTGGTCACCTTCTCCGCCGACCCCGGCGTGCTGGCGACGGCCGTGCGGGCGGCGAAGGTGCCCTGGGTCCAACTGCACGGCTTCCAGCCCCCGGGCGTGCTGCGCGCCCTGCGCGCGCAGTGCCCCGACGGCCTGAAGATCGCCAAGGTGCTGCACGTGCGCGACGACACCTGCCTGGAGGGCCGGCTCACCGGCGCCTACGAGCGGGCCGGGGCCGACTGCTTCCTCTTCGACGCCGTCACGGGCGACGGCCGCATCGGCTCCACCGCCCAGCGCCTGGACGACACCACCGTCACGAAGCTGGCGGACGCCACCACCCTGCCGTTCCTCCTCGCCGGCGGCCTCGGCCCCGCGGGCCACGGCGACTTCCCCGCCACCTCGGCCCACCCCCGCTTCCTCGGCATCGACGTCGACTCCGCCGCCCGCGGCGACGACGGCCTCCTCGACAAGAATCGCGCCCAGGCCGTCACCCGCGCCTGGCGCACCACCTGA
- the trpA gene encoding tryptophan synthase subunit alpha, with amino-acid sequence MPDPRPTPATGPTPATGPAPGTGPASAPGAAPVTGPASGTGPTHATATATATATGTGTAPRTAPAVVPAAEGFFTRAAPGRPGLALFLNAGDPPLDRLPDLVALLDESDIDCLELAVPFPGSVTDGPVIRRSADRALAHGTDLAAVLAAVARVRPGLKRLRIALLADFSHTVKGTAPGDFAAAVRDAGCDGLLLHGVPPRLRTAHYEAAHDAGLPLVTTCYAVSRPDAVAEAAAQATAYLYLVAHYGRSGTAAALDHDRLARSVAALRATATAPVAVGFGVRTRADTLLLQDLGADAAVVGSVGVARIEQALTEGRDPVEEFGSFVRELRGP; translated from the coding sequence ATGCCTGATCCCCGCCCCACACCCGCCACGGGCCCCACACCCGCCACGGGCCCCGCGCCCGGCACCGGCCCCGCATCCGCACCCGGCGCCGCCCCCGTCACGGGCCCCGCGTCGGGAACCGGCCCCACCCATGCCACCGCCACCGCCACCGCCACCGCCACCGGCACCGGCACCGCACCCCGCACCGCGCCTGCCGTCGTGCCCGCCGCCGAGGGCTTCTTCACCCGTGCCGCGCCCGGCCGGCCGGGCCTCGCGCTGTTCCTCAACGCGGGCGACCCGCCGCTGGACCGGCTGCCCGACCTTGTCGCCCTCCTCGACGAGAGCGACATCGACTGCCTCGAACTGGCCGTCCCCTTCCCCGGATCCGTCACCGACGGGCCCGTCATCCGCCGCTCCGCCGACCGGGCCCTGGCCCACGGCACCGACCTCGCCGCCGTCCTCGCCGCCGTCGCCCGCGTCCGGCCCGGCCTGAAGAGACTGCGCATCGCGCTGCTCGCCGACTTCAGCCACACCGTCAAAGGCACCGCCCCCGGCGACTTCGCCGCCGCCGTGCGCGACGCCGGCTGCGACGGACTGCTGCTGCACGGCGTCCCGCCCAGGCTGCGCACCGCCCACTACGAGGCCGCCCACGACGCCGGCCTGCCGCTGGTCACCACCTGCTACGCCGTCTCCCGGCCCGACGCGGTCGCCGAGGCGGCGGCGCAGGCCACCGCCTACCTCTACCTGGTCGCCCACTACGGCCGCAGCGGCACCGCCGCGGCCCTCGACCACGACCGGCTGGCCCGGTCCGTCGCCGCACTGCGCGCCACCGCCACCGCGCCCGTCGCGGTCGGCTTCGGCGTCAGGACCCGCGCCGACACCCTGCTCCTGCAGGACCTCGGCGCGGACGCCGCCGTCGTCGGCAGCGTCGGCGTGGCCCGTATCGAACAGGCCCTGACCGAAGGCCGCGACCCCGTCGAGGAGTTCGGCTCCTTCGTGAGGGAGCTGCGCGGGCCGTGA
- a CDS encoding ester cyclase: MTATLAEQPAVTVQERNKQIALDCAAAWNRWDLDGIFTHWSPDIKHFSEDRPVDSEIMKAAMRGGLAAFPDLHLDVRSAVSEGDRVILRITVTATHRGDFFGKAATGKKVTWFMLEELRFDDAGKIIEHYDVFNYLPMLKELGFVAADVM, translated from the coding sequence ATGACCGCAACACTCGCCGAGCAGCCCGCCGTCACCGTCCAGGAGCGCAACAAGCAGATCGCGCTGGACTGCGCCGCCGCCTGGAACCGCTGGGACCTGGACGGGATCTTCACGCACTGGTCGCCGGACATCAAGCACTTCTCCGAGGACCGCCCGGTCGACTCCGAGATCATGAAGGCCGCGATGCGCGGCGGACTCGCCGCCTTCCCGGACCTGCACCTGGACGTCAGGAGCGCCGTCTCCGAAGGCGACCGCGTCATCCTGCGGATCACCGTGACCGCCACCCACCGGGGCGACTTCTTCGGCAAGGCCGCGACCGGCAAGAAGGTCACCTGGTTCATGCTCGAGGAGCTGCGCTTCGACGACGCCGGAAAGATCATCGAGCACTACGACGTCTTCAACTACCTGCCGATGCTCAAGGAGCTGGGCTTCGTCGCCGCCGACGTCATGTGA
- a CDS encoding ectoine synthase has product MIVRKLEEVTCVDWGNGLSRRFLTQADGVGYTVTDTIVRAGTKSRLEYRNHLESCYCIEGSGEVIDSDGVSHPITPGTLYALDRHDAHWLVASPHEDLRLVCMFTPALRGDESHNLDSPEFSHY; this is encoded by the coding sequence ATGATCGTCCGCAAGCTCGAAGAGGTCACCTGTGTCGACTGGGGCAACGGCCTCAGCCGCAGATTCCTCACCCAGGCCGACGGTGTCGGCTACACCGTCACCGACACCATCGTCCGCGCGGGCACCAAGTCCCGCCTGGAGTACCGCAACCACCTCGAGAGCTGCTACTGCATCGAGGGCAGCGGCGAGGTGATCGACAGCGACGGCGTCTCGCACCCCATCACCCCCGGCACCCTGTACGCGCTCGACCGGCACGACGCCCACTGGCTGGTGGCGAGCCCGCACGAGGACCTGCGCCTGGTGTGCATGTTCACCCCCGCGCTGCGCGGCGACGAGAGCCACAACCTCGACTCGCCCGAGTTCTCCCACTACTGA
- a CDS encoding universal stress protein translates to MADQREETGRIVVGVDGSDSSKQALRWAVRQAEATGGVVEAVTAWDFPQFHGALGWLPPSSGDEAALEARARKELDEAVEEAVGSQPPVEVRSEVRYGTPASVLLNAAHGATLLVVGSRGLGGFAGLLLGSVAQHCTQHAACPVLVLRGDSQ, encoded by the coding sequence ATGGCTGACCAGCGCGAGGAGACGGGCCGCATCGTGGTCGGAGTGGACGGTTCGGACTCGTCGAAGCAGGCCCTTCGCTGGGCCGTGCGTCAGGCGGAGGCCACCGGCGGTGTGGTGGAGGCGGTGACCGCCTGGGACTTTCCGCAGTTCCACGGCGCGCTCGGCTGGCTGCCCCCGTCGAGCGGCGACGAGGCCGCGCTGGAGGCCCGGGCACGCAAGGAACTCGACGAAGCCGTCGAGGAAGCCGTGGGATCGCAGCCGCCGGTGGAGGTACGCAGCGAGGTGCGTTACGGCACCCCGGCCAGTGTGCTGCTGAACGCGGCCCACGGCGCGACCTTGCTCGTGGTCGGCAGCAGGGGCCTCGGCGGCTTCGCGGGGCTGCTGTTGGGCTCGGTGGCCCAGCACTGCACCCAGCACGCCGCATGCCCGGTCCTCGTGCTCCGCGGCGACAGCCAATGA